In one Musa acuminata AAA Group cultivar baxijiao chromosome BXJ2-5, Cavendish_Baxijiao_AAA, whole genome shotgun sequence genomic region, the following are encoded:
- the LOC103984736 gene encoding uncharacterized protein LOC103984736 — protein sequence MKSHRGKSAARKPLRDVSNAANALPSRKKSRAKDGADGALDRLLLLRSDLSSLVSQIDELIAQAMENRTISKKASQDIDSFRSILSDIHFSLKPWFSRLRQSFDTSLTATENKLKSLDTNPVPGAVRDRDAAASRRNEPELNLIVSSSPLVSWRAGTCTVDCGRQLFLLTPLPKGKPSVSKCPGSSKHMAGVFTEKEQSGRHKLPPFSVNVGNACRDLIERVEEKHEPTGLSNAHSFGQMSGALDSGSASPLSLSNQKNRENEITLRLPKSSGMLDPISEPSQQDGVPEDDNDAEVSDSLSMTCQELFGMQAAPVSMSRRKKVDGTLNWFLSPPRTCILLEPSDEKPLPTPANSQLSLATPICKNLDSTHEELPGETTLKRELWTRFEAASSNHLHLDVSVFQDTRRKGFLDMLEEVSGKTSEFRF from the exons ATGAAGAGCCACCGAGGGAAATCGGCGGCGAGGAAGCCTCTCCGCGACGTATCCAACGCCGCCAACGCCCTCCCATCGCGTAAGAAGAGCAGGGCCAAGGACGGGGCCGACGGCGCCCTcgatcgcctcctcctcctccggtccGACCTCTCCAGTCTCGTCAGCCAG ATTGATGAATTAATTGCtcaagctatggagaacagaacaATAAGCAAGAAAGCAAGCCAAGATATTGATTCCTTCAGAAGTATATTATCTGACATTCATTTCTCTTTGAAG CCATGGTTCTCAAGACTACGGCAATCATTTGACACTTCTTTAACAGCCACTGAAAACAAGCTCAAGTCTTTAGATACCAATCCTGTTCCTGGTGCAGTGAGAGATAGAGATGCTGCTGCAAGCAGAAGAAATGAACCTGAGCTCAACCTGATAGTTTCTTCTTCACCTCTTGTCTCTTGGCGTGCCGGCACCTGTACTGTTGATTGTGGAAGACAACTATTTCTGCTAACACCATTACCCAAAGGCAAACCATCTGTGTCTAAATGCCCTGGATCATCCAAACATATGGCAGGAGTATTCACAGAGAAAGAGCAATCTGGTCGTCATAAGTTACCTCCATTTTCAGTTAATGTTGGTAATGCTTGCCGCGATCTGATCGAACGAGTGGAAGAAAAACACGAACCAACTGGTTTGTCAAATGCTCATTCTTTTGGACAAATGAGTGGTGCATTGGATTCTGGATCTGCTTCTCCTTTGAGTCTTTCAAATCAGAAAAACAGGGAAAACGAGATAACTTTGCGCTTACCAAAGAGTTCTGGAATGCTTGATCCAATCTCTGAGCCAAGTCAGCAGGATGGAGTACCTGAGGATGACAATGATGCTGAGGTTTCAGATAGCTTGTCTATGACGTGCCAGGAGCTATTTGGTATGCAGGCTGCTCCTGTATCCATGAGTCGGAGGAAGAAAGTTGATGGAACTCTTAATTGGTTCTTATCACCCCCCAGGACTTGTATTCTGCTGGAACCATCAGATGAGAAGCCGCTTCCAACCCCTGCGAACAGCCAGCTCTCACTTGCCACTCCTATCTGTAAGAATTTGGATAGCACCCATGAAGAGCTGCCTGGAGAAACCACACTCAAGAGAGAGCTTTGGACCAGATTCGAGGCTGCATCCTCGAACCATCTACACCTCGATGTTTCTGTTTTCCAAGACACAAGAAGAAAAGGTTTTCTCGACATGCTTGAAGAGGTTTCTGGGAAGACATCTGAATTCAGATTCTAG